A genomic stretch from Leptospira licerasiae serovar Varillal str. VAR 010 includes:
- a CDS encoding helix-turn-helix domain-containing protein — protein sequence MGERIALLIQALGITQRKFAENIGVTPAFVNDVINRGKSFSQETIVKISFKFRVDINWLLTGEGEMFIPSAEEIYKKADETREMIGVLQKREGMKDFLRLLMNLTDDEWKRLREMARLLFHK from the coding sequence ATGGGCGAACGAATCGCATTGCTTATCCAAGCCCTCGGAATAACTCAGAGAAAATTCGCAGAAAACATAGGTGTTACCCCTGCTTTCGTGAATGATGTGATTAATAGAGGAAAATCATTCTCCCAAGAAACGATCGTAAAGATCTCTTTTAAATTTCGAGTCGATATAAACTGGCTATTGACTGGCGAAGGGGAAATGTTTATCCCGAGTGCTGAGGAAATTTACAAAAAAGCAGATGAAACTCGGGAAATGATTGGAGTATTACAAAAGCGCGAAGGGATGAAGGATTTCCTACGCTTATTGATGAATTTGACCGATGACGAATGGAAGCGCCTACGAGAAATGGCCCGGCTTCTTTTTCATAAATAA
- a CDS encoding Lar family restriction alleviation protein, translating to MTSSANILLKPCPRCGATKPYSGERLFPSIGWGFVISCLNCFAETKPFETPQEAMSAWNSGELA from the coding sequence ATGACAAGTTCTGCCAACATTCTCCTAAAACCATGCCCGCGATGTGGAGCTACGAAGCCTTATTCAGGAGAAAGACTATTTCCTTCGATTGGTTGGGGATTCGTTATATCCTGCTTAAATTGTTTTGCGGAGACGAAGCCTTTCGAAACTCCCCAAGAAGCGATGTCAGCTTGGAATAGCGGAGAGCTAGCTTGA
- a CDS encoding integrase produces the protein MKVLDLGIVMPLYREWNYAKTVVKNAKVRGEIVKKAMSILGLSKPRVYDVFHRLEKGESVVSVAKVDRKKTGSRLGNSEQELREKEGFILSELMYSGEVLHEQKKGTGTEGNARTVGFSLNRKYGKSMEFAIEQGEKLGLVRAGVWDRFKLGRWLNERGLARRQVKQPLASVSWMEPYANRAWMIDASPLNAVYLQPGGKHLAIRRDIESGLTRIYEGSEESKLRKVHIYVAVDVFSKAFFTWAYAPTAIGEDSIYGGENSTDWLDFLSKTFLEKEDDYIPLQGLPEKLYTDGHTAFKTLDPIFGRLGIDRTSHFPGHSKAKGLVEGRISAIKRSCEVRITKGMISNLDELNELLYRYQIHRNDTIGNYAKWLASVQEHPIKAVTKQNLKDATISEQIRDVDAYGCVSIEARKYLLRYSSDEIALDRCGEAVSIFKRYDGSFVAVTKDGKHLSLDDQGPIGRSSGSYENIGGRKGFRDTERVKNRKKALKGAKIREKSITLSDVLPDLPETPFGKLHVPKLEMKTHTPAPPSEFLTVDEAYDWLVEELGFTGEIEDEEIDKIVLYNLKSCKKKIGNIPSQEVLDLLEMLNEYFQNKESGK, from the coding sequence ATGAAAGTCTTAGATCTCGGTATCGTTATGCCGCTTTATCGCGAGTGGAACTACGCAAAAACTGTTGTAAAGAACGCGAAAGTCCGAGGTGAGATCGTGAAAAAAGCGATGTCCATTCTCGGACTTTCTAAGCCCAGAGTATACGACGTTTTTCATAGGCTCGAAAAAGGAGAATCGGTTGTCTCCGTTGCTAAGGTCGACCGCAAAAAAACAGGATCCCGACTTGGAAATTCGGAACAAGAACTTAGAGAAAAGGAGGGATTCATTCTCTCCGAACTCATGTATTCCGGAGAAGTCTTACACGAACAGAAGAAAGGGACCGGAACGGAAGGAAATGCAAGAACAGTCGGATTTTCGTTGAATCGAAAATACGGGAAGTCGATGGAATTTGCAATCGAACAAGGAGAGAAGCTAGGACTTGTTCGAGCCGGAGTTTGGGATCGTTTCAAATTGGGCCGATGGCTAAACGAAAGAGGACTCGCAAGACGCCAAGTTAAACAACCTTTGGCATCCGTTTCTTGGATGGAGCCTTATGCGAATCGAGCCTGGATGATAGACGCCTCTCCATTGAATGCGGTTTATCTGCAACCAGGAGGAAAACATCTTGCGATCCGAAGAGATATAGAATCAGGACTTACAAGGATCTACGAAGGTTCGGAAGAATCAAAACTTCGAAAGGTGCATATTTATGTGGCCGTGGATGTGTTTTCGAAAGCGTTCTTTACTTGGGCGTATGCACCGACGGCGATCGGAGAAGATTCGATTTACGGAGGAGAGAACTCTACGGATTGGTTGGACTTTCTTTCGAAGACTTTCCTAGAAAAGGAAGACGATTACATTCCCCTCCAAGGTCTTCCCGAAAAGTTATATACGGACGGTCACACCGCTTTTAAGACACTCGACCCAATTTTCGGACGTCTTGGAATAGATAGGACCTCACATTTTCCAGGACACTCCAAAGCAAAGGGACTCGTCGAGGGAAGGATTTCTGCGATCAAACGCTCCTGCGAAGTTCGGATCACTAAGGGAATGATCTCGAATTTGGATGAATTGAACGAGCTTTTGTACCGTTATCAGATCCACAGAAACGATACAATCGGAAATTATGCGAAGTGGCTCGCGTCTGTCCAAGAGCATCCAATCAAAGCAGTAACAAAACAGAACTTAAAAGACGCAACGATCTCCGAACAGATTCGAGACGTAGATGCTTATGGATGTGTTTCGATCGAAGCTCGGAAATATTTGCTTCGATATTCGTCCGACGAAATCGCTTTGGATCGTTGCGGTGAAGCCGTCTCGATTTTCAAGCGATATGACGGATCATTTGTCGCAGTCACCAAGGACGGAAAACACCTAAGCCTAGATGACCAAGGACCGATTGGAAGAAGCTCAGGATCCTACGAAAACATCGGAGGAAGAAAGGGCTTTAGAGATACCGAGAGAGTTAAGAATCGTAAGAAGGCTTTGAAAGGAGCAAAGATACGCGAAAAAAGTATCACACTCTCGGACGTTCTACCAGATCTTCCAGAGACTCCGTTTGGAAAATTGCATGTTCCAAAATTGGAGATGAAGACCCACACACCGGCTCCGCCTTCGGAATTTTTGACTGTTGATGAAGCTTACGACTGGCTTGTCGAAGAGCTTGGATTTACGGGGGAAATTGAAGACGAGGAAATTGATAAGATCGTCCTCTACAATTTGAAATCTTGCAAAAAGAAAATCGGAAACATTCCATCCCAAGAGGTTCTGGATCTTTTGGAAATGCTGAATGAGTATTTCCAAAACAAGGAGTCAGGGAAATGA
- a CDS encoding ATP-binding protein, giving the protein MKGLLSKQPNFVHTRNTDKITRSAYQAVKNNSWLAVTGEVGMGKTFLYNSLVEFFSSQPNRYILVHAGPAWESALCGISIPFVMKHMIRTIRPGEQIPGNLNERYFRLREHLIWANSIGRKVVLVIDEAQALRISGLRDLKKIWEIASGEFDHLFSIIMFLKPETKISAIFAGPEIGHRVTSSYMAPLERSELLKIAEEGFGIKFERGKAGETTRDLFVRGCRWQTPLAVKHMIEGLVFAYPEIQSDRTVRETHVRNVLSDGYTKIMQRLRISLREIKEGIRLRHKKLLDNGTIQAALKGEDTVSPEIVSVVRSELVNRIREKTKKYDESIFSEIES; this is encoded by the coding sequence ATGAAAGGACTCCTATCTAAACAACCGAACTTCGTACATACTCGAAATACGGACAAGATCACGAGATCGGCTTACCAAGCAGTTAAAAACAATTCCTGGCTTGCCGTAACAGGCGAAGTGGGAATGGGTAAAACCTTCTTATACAACAGCTTGGTGGAGTTTTTTTCGAGCCAACCGAATCGGTATATCCTAGTACATGCAGGGCCAGCTTGGGAAAGCGCATTATGCGGCATATCCATTCCTTTCGTAATGAAACACATGATCCGGACGATTCGTCCGGGTGAGCAGATTCCGGGAAACTTGAACGAAAGATACTTTCGTCTTCGCGAACATCTTATTTGGGCAAATAGCATCGGAAGAAAAGTGGTGCTTGTGATAGATGAGGCCCAGGCTTTGAGAATATCCGGACTGCGGGACTTAAAAAAGATATGGGAGATTGCTTCCGGAGAATTTGATCACCTCTTTTCGATTATCATGTTTCTAAAACCGGAGACTAAAATATCCGCGATCTTCGCGGGACCAGAAATCGGACACCGAGTGACAAGTTCATACATGGCTCCTCTGGAAAGAAGTGAGCTTCTAAAAATTGCAGAAGAAGGGTTCGGTATCAAGTTCGAAAGAGGTAAAGCCGGAGAGACTACTCGGGACCTTTTTGTTCGTGGATGCAGATGGCAAACGCCTTTGGCAGTAAAGCATATGATCGAAGGTCTGGTCTTTGCTTATCCTGAAATCCAAAGCGATCGGACTGTTCGAGAAACTCACGTTCGGAACGTATTATCCGACGGATATACGAAGATCATGCAAAGGTTAAGGATTTCACTTCGAGAGATCAAAGAAGGGATCCGACTCAGACACAAAAAACTTTTGGATAACGGAACGATACAAGCGGCCTTAAAAGGCGAAGACACTGTTTCTCCTGAAATCGTGTCCGTAGTTCGTTCCGAGTTAGTGAACCGGATCCGTGAAAAGACCAAGAAATACGACGAGTCGATTTTTTCTGAAATCGAATCATAA
- a CDS encoding host-nuclease inhibitor Gam family protein: MAKTKKQETKRPLVDLPNNDYKNRTDLEKAVEFMGEQMLEKDRLVNEANAKISEIRSSLEDSLYPLQARIEHVTDGIAFFVKKNRDELFPDPDLKTCKLISGTLQLRRTPASVKTKGTSKLFEKILAENGLLQLFNEWVARLSNVFIRVNLELNKEAILADPLNARQKIGVELNEAKERLYIKPSRLEDEISADADIEAA; this comes from the coding sequence ATGGCTAAGACAAAGAAACAAGAAACAAAACGCCCCCTTGTAGATTTACCGAATAACGACTACAAGAATCGTACCGACTTGGAGAAAGCCGTCGAGTTTATGGGAGAGCAGATGCTCGAAAAGGATCGGCTCGTAAACGAGGCGAACGCAAAAATTTCCGAAATCCGATCAAGTTTGGAAGACTCCCTCTATCCTTTACAAGCTCGGATCGAGCACGTAACAGATGGAATCGCGTTCTTCGTTAAGAAGAACAGGGACGAACTATTCCCGGATCCAGATCTGAAAACCTGCAAATTGATTTCGGGAACTCTACAACTTAGAAGGACACCTGCTTCGGTGAAAACGAAAGGAACCAGCAAACTTTTCGAGAAGATCCTAGCAGAGAACGGTCTTTTACAGCTTTTCAATGAGTGGGTCGCTCGACTATCAAACGTGTTCATTCGAGTAAATCTCGAATTGAACAAGGAAGCAATCCTCGCCGATCCGTTGAATGCGAGACAGAAGATCGGAGTCGAGTTGAACGAGGCAAAGGAACGCCTCTATATCAAACCTTCTAGATTGGAAGACGAGATCTCAGCCGACGCGGACATAGAAGCCGCGTGA
- a CDS encoding phage terminase large subunit family protein produces the protein MAKIKTRTNDQDRFFEELDNIAGKPSTVLGRTMEEFLVQNVFVKGDEDLIPYSFKGYSFWKDICRESQNHPYLVFIKAAQIGYSIWALARMVWKIFRTSYKAGIYFPDDTSMKDFVQDRVEPFINQCPILKPYLNDSNVDNTRTKKIDKATLIMRGTWTKRGTKTVDLDIAMLDEVDEHDEENIEFVGDRLLASKLNWMMKGSQPSLPNVGIHAEFLKTDQRFRLLKCGSCGHWNNLVERWLKDPISIFGFEDRDSLHSPNVKNVFYSCENCGSRLNNQKGEYVAKTKSDRRGYQCSQLFTPITPFFIYNKLLNAGTTAKRKNLTISVIGWPYSSEEEQPLRIEDIQKWEGDQGLRDSSPYFTYHGADQGDTVHGVFGEPTLEGRIRVIGLFKGSVLDEELYKEQIVRFNVYQGVIDAMPNRNWSLRMALRYPENLRIQYFTKKYRENSEVVPGEEEIGVVNVNRDDSLQDTVDAIKSGLFIFPNPNLLSSTELAAYEEFKFHLTMLIREKGEDENGKSLWSFKKKVPNHYGMALNSLRIAYETSGVGGGSGGGFA, from the coding sequence ATGGCGAAGATTAAAACTAGAACTAACGACCAGGACCGATTCTTTGAGGAACTAGACAATATCGCAGGAAAACCCTCGACTGTTCTTGGAAGAACGATGGAGGAATTCCTCGTTCAAAATGTTTTCGTAAAAGGTGACGAAGATCTAATTCCGTACAGTTTTAAGGGATATTCTTTTTGGAAAGATATCTGTAGAGAATCTCAAAATCATCCTTATTTGGTTTTCATTAAAGCCGCTCAGATCGGCTATTCGATTTGGGCTCTTGCCCGAATGGTTTGGAAGATCTTTCGTACAAGCTATAAAGCAGGTATCTATTTTCCAGACGATACTTCCATGAAAGATTTCGTTCAGGACCGGGTAGAACCGTTTATCAATCAATGTCCTATCTTAAAGCCTTATCTAAACGATTCAAACGTAGACAACACTCGAACTAAAAAGATCGATAAAGCCACTCTTATTATGAGAGGGACTTGGACAAAACGAGGAACCAAAACAGTCGACTTAGACATTGCGATGCTTGACGAAGTAGACGAACATGATGAAGAGAATATCGAATTCGTCGGAGACCGACTACTCGCTTCCAAGTTAAACTGGATGATGAAGGGATCCCAGCCTTCCTTGCCCAACGTGGGAATTCATGCGGAATTTCTAAAGACAGACCAAAGGTTTAGACTTTTAAAGTGTGGCTCCTGCGGACATTGGAATAACCTAGTGGAGCGTTGGCTAAAGGATCCCATTTCCATATTTGGATTTGAAGATAGGGACTCACTCCATTCTCCGAACGTGAAAAATGTCTTTTACTCATGTGAAAACTGCGGTTCAAGATTAAACAATCAGAAGGGAGAATACGTTGCCAAAACGAAATCGGATCGTCGAGGATACCAATGCTCTCAACTTTTCACACCGATCACTCCATTCTTTATTTATAATAAACTCCTAAATGCCGGAACTACTGCTAAACGAAAAAACCTTACGATCTCAGTAATCGGTTGGCCCTACAGTTCCGAGGAAGAACAGCCGCTTCGGATTGAAGATATCCAAAAATGGGAAGGAGACCAAGGGTTAAGAGATAGCTCTCCATATTTCACATATCACGGAGCAGACCAAGGAGATACAGTCCACGGTGTTTTCGGTGAACCTACTTTAGAAGGAAGGATCCGTGTAATTGGACTCTTCAAAGGGAGCGTTTTAGATGAGGAACTTTATAAAGAACAAATCGTAAGATTCAATGTGTATCAAGGAGTAATCGATGCGATGCCGAATCGAAACTGGTCCCTTCGTATGGCCCTTCGGTATCCTGAAAATCTTAGGATCCAATATTTTACGAAAAAGTATCGAGAGAATTCCGAAGTTGTTCCGGGGGAAGAGGAAATCGGAGTAGTCAATGTAAATCGGGACGACTCTTTGCAGGATACGGTCGATGCAATTAAAAGCGGTCTCTTCATATTTCCAAATCCGAATTTACTTTCTTCGACTGAACTTGCCGCATACGAAGAATTCAAGTTTCACCTTACTATGTTGATCCGAGAAAAAGGAGAAGACGAGAATGGGAAATCTCTTTGGTCCTTCAAGAAAAAAGTTCCGAACCATTACGGAATGGCATTAAATTCTCTTCGGATTGCGTATGAGACTTCCGGTGTTGGTGGTGGATCCGGTGGAGGCTTTGCTTAA
- a CDS encoding DNA-methyltransferase, with the protein MMRLWRLSRLLVWNLFWVKRTILLFSLMSTELHLGDCLKILPKIPDSSIDLIFCDLPYGTTDCPWDKIIPMEKLWPEYERISKENTPIILTASQPFTTYLINSNPKNFRYELIWYKTKASGFLLAKKRPNKSHENILVFYKKQPVYNPIKYEIDERYRRKGKTLGNGNQSTVFRITGEKSKNYQYLDSGSRYPDSVLCFPSESEVGMHPTQKPTRLLRFLIKSFSNPGDLVLDNCMGHGTTGIAAVELGRNFIGIEKERSYFKKAESKIRMAEKRYSLGLDFET; encoded by the coding sequence ATGATGAGACTTTGGCGACTTAGCAGACTCTTGGTTTGGAATCTGTTTTGGGTGAAAAGGACTATTCTTTTGTTTAGTCTCATGTCCACAGAACTACACTTAGGCGATTGCCTAAAAATTCTTCCCAAAATTCCCGATTCCTCTATCGATTTGATCTTTTGTGATCTTCCGTACGGCACAACGGATTGTCCCTGGGATAAGATTATTCCAATGGAAAAACTTTGGCCGGAGTATGAAAGAATTTCGAAAGAAAATACTCCGATCATTCTTACCGCAAGTCAGCCTTTTACGACTTACTTAATAAATAGCAATCCTAAGAATTTTCGATATGAGTTGATCTGGTATAAAACAAAAGCCTCCGGATTTTTGCTGGCAAAGAAGAGACCGAACAAAAGCCACGAAAACATTCTCGTCTTCTACAAAAAGCAACCAGTTTACAATCCTATAAAGTATGAGATCGACGAGCGTTACCGTAGAAAAGGAAAAACATTAGGGAACGGAAATCAATCGACGGTCTTTCGCATCACTGGGGAGAAGAGCAAGAACTATCAGTATCTAGATAGTGGTAGTAGGTATCCGGATTCGGTTTTATGTTTCCCAAGTGAATCAGAAGTTGGAATGCACCCAACCCAAAAACCAACTCGCTTACTTCGATTCCTGATCAAATCTTTTTCAAATCCAGGAGATTTAGTCTTAGATAACTGCATGGGACACGGAACGACCGGCATTGCGGCTGTTGAACTGGGAAGGAATTTTATAGGAATTGAGAAGGAAAGATCTTACTTCAAGAAAGCTGAATCGAAAATTCGAATGGCTGAGAAAAGATATAGTCTTGGTTTAGATTTCGAAACTTGA
- a CDS encoding M23 family metallopeptidase, giving the protein MILNLLQYFNFLYPIVKKFLNFDKIQKKQYYWNDSDLASASTKKISKEEVLDSLSRIATEREPVLFAPVKNPHITSRFGWRVLNLDGKPSKQFHLGIDLGGYNDVIAVEDCVIKSVLGKDKEYPVRFVWENGTWKDRIKSGEIPEGRAWTPYIIAVGVHTKNQYKFKHTDARKAKGQKVKAGEVIGKTGNFGYSLGSHLHFEVWPFDEKEQKWKEPIDPEIFLKEKGLL; this is encoded by the coding sequence GTGATTCTCAATCTTCTACAGTACTTCAACTTTCTCTATCCGATTGTTAAGAAATTTCTAAATTTCGATAAGATCCAAAAGAAACAATACTATTGGAACGACTCGGATCTTGCTTCCGCTTCCACAAAGAAAATATCCAAAGAAGAGGTTTTGGATTCTTTATCCAGAATCGCGACCGAGCGAGAACCAGTCCTTTTTGCGCCTGTAAAAAATCCGCACATTACCTCGCGCTTTGGTTGGAGAGTGTTAAACCTTGACGGCAAACCCTCTAAACAATTCCACCTCGGAATTGATTTAGGAGGTTATAACGACGTTATCGCAGTGGAGGATTGCGTCATAAAAAGTGTCCTCGGTAAGGACAAAGAATATCCAGTTCGATTCGTATGGGAAAATGGCACATGGAAAGACCGCATCAAATCCGGAGAAATCCCAGAGGGGCGTGCTTGGACTCCCTATATTATAGCGGTCGGTGTCCATACAAAAAATCAGTACAAATTCAAACACACCGATGCCCGTAAGGCAAAAGGACAAAAAGTAAAAGCCGGTGAAGTGATCGGGAAAACCGGGAATTTCGGCTATTCTCTAGGATCGCATCTTCATTTCGAAGTATGGCCTTTCGACGAAAAAGAACAGAAGTGGAAAGAGCCTATTGATCCCGAAATTTTCCTCAAGGAAAAAGGACTACTCTAA
- a CDS encoding HAMP domain-containing protein → MAVLTFSSVSYLTGFILSGLCAFFLLIRKEKYETTLHLGWVFLYCALLELSFLIGTSFFHPLSFLHRWVSLPSAFLLCAHLCLYFFLLNPQASEKTGRILLGAGYFLALSILVLHIVGTIFSKPVYDFGGGVFDVIHRADERVIFWFGVIYISVILLFGVWRGFQAHRSDIQLMALSLWVPFLLLLGTTILFHLKEIAYPLDRAIGLSFWNPIFLTALFLAWLIHLRASGEAFSLRSPVLLGIVLLLLFVFQGSSWLFLQPGLESFNETVKERLKAQDLSPDSYSLSVQDNDGFILTTSGGLETSFFTESKRDLILSFIWNNPSALNKEFPSYAKVAESLKGSEKYSENLIGFSKSLEKVRKKIRNLPPKDIREGILEQISPDGKEEKLALFLKILSGSVKNSSAEGEALRSFTLDQMRELVPEGEPRFRRIPGLAMGEYYYSIIQKSPGKTQMKEIGIPYQEFLLFETGLLKKPVIAFLVCLLLFSIAINSFFSFFVIYPLDRLYSALELATEGDLQRELHPEAWDEIGSLADQFNRMIHSIRTEEVSEHSSFSLNETSPRHSGSISSWKEISDRIKRTNSVSELRKFLSDLQGSKESHPIRSKLILKLGLKIKDYQTAYMAAKELKEMGIVKDPEMLFILSYCAKKTGDIEEAIRLSEELRSISRDHSQNNLHLADMYYHTNRLNEAKDLAIQIRKEQGPSEAVTKLLNACPRALPPVGMCIKNVTEFGIL, encoded by the coding sequence ATGGCCGTTTTAACTTTTTCCAGCGTAAGTTACCTCACCGGGTTTATTCTTTCCGGGCTCTGCGCTTTTTTTCTATTAATTAGAAAGGAAAAGTACGAAACAACCTTACATTTAGGGTGGGTATTCCTATATTGCGCTTTACTCGAACTTTCCTTTTTGATAGGGACTTCCTTTTTCCATCCTCTTTCTTTTTTGCATAGATGGGTTTCGCTTCCTTCTGCGTTTTTACTATGTGCTCACCTTTGTTTGTATTTTTTCCTACTGAATCCACAGGCCTCGGAAAAGACCGGAAGGATTTTATTGGGAGCCGGATATTTTCTGGCCTTAAGTATTTTGGTTCTGCATATTGTGGGCACAATATTTTCCAAACCTGTTTATGATTTTGGCGGCGGGGTTTTCGACGTAATTCACAGGGCCGACGAAAGAGTGATCTTTTGGTTCGGAGTTATTTATATTTCCGTAATATTACTTTTTGGTGTTTGGAGAGGCTTTCAGGCACATCGATCCGATATACAATTAATGGCGCTTTCTCTTTGGGTGCCTTTTTTACTTCTTCTTGGAACTACTATACTTTTCCATTTAAAAGAGATCGCTTATCCTTTGGATAGAGCCATAGGGCTTTCTTTTTGGAATCCGATCTTTTTGACTGCGTTGTTTTTAGCATGGTTGATCCATTTAAGGGCATCAGGAGAAGCTTTCAGTCTTAGATCTCCCGTTCTACTAGGGATTGTATTGTTATTATTATTCGTATTCCAAGGAAGCAGTTGGTTATTTTTACAACCCGGATTAGAATCCTTTAACGAAACAGTTAAGGAAAGATTAAAAGCTCAGGATCTATCTCCAGATTCTTATTCTCTTTCAGTGCAAGACAATGACGGGTTTATTTTGACTACCTCCGGCGGATTAGAGACTTCTTTTTTCACGGAGTCAAAAAGAGATCTGATCCTTTCCTTTATTTGGAATAATCCCTCCGCTCTAAATAAGGAGTTTCCTTCCTACGCAAAAGTTGCGGAGTCATTAAAGGGCTCGGAGAAATATTCTGAAAATCTAATAGGCTTTTCGAAAAGTTTGGAGAAGGTCCGTAAAAAAATCAGAAATCTTCCTCCTAAAGATATCCGAGAAGGGATTTTGGAACAGATCTCTCCGGACGGTAAAGAGGAGAAGTTGGCATTGTTCTTAAAAATACTTTCCGGGTCCGTTAAAAACTCTTCTGCAGAAGGAGAGGCGTTACGAAGTTTTACGTTAGACCAGATGAGAGAATTGGTCCCGGAAGGAGAACCTCGTTTCAGAAGGATACCAGGACTTGCGATGGGAGAATATTATTATTCCATAATCCAAAAATCTCCCGGTAAAACCCAGATGAAAGAGATCGGTATTCCATATCAGGAATTTCTGTTATTCGAGACCGGATTGTTGAAAAAGCCGGTGATTGCATTCTTAGTTTGTCTTCTTCTTTTTTCAATAGCGATCAATTCGTTTTTCTCCTTCTTCGTGATCTATCCTTTGGACAGATTATACTCTGCTTTAGAACTTGCGACAGAAGGGGATCTACAAAGAGAATTACATCCCGAAGCCTGGGATGAGATCGGTAGTTTAGCGGATCAGTTTAACAGAATGATCCATTCGATCCGGACGGAAGAAGTTTCGGAACATTCTTCTTTTAGTCTAAATGAAACTTCGCCCAGACATAGCGGAAGCATTTCTTCTTGGAAAGAAATTTCGGATCGGATCAAAAGAACTAATTCGGTTTCCGAATTGAGAAAATTCCTCTCTGATCTACAAGGAAGCAAAGAATCGCATCCGATTCGTTCTAAGTTAATCTTAAAGCTCGGGCTGAAGATCAAAGATTATCAAACAGCTTATATGGCTGCCAAAGAATTGAAGGAGATGGGGATCGTAAAAGATCCAGAGATGCTTTTTATTCTCTCTTATTGTGCAAAAAAGACAGGAGATATCGAAGAAGCAATTCGTTTGTCGGAAGAGCTGAGATCTATTTCCAGAGATCATTCACAAAATAATCTTCATCTTGCGGACATGTATTATCATACAAATCGTCTGAACGAAGCCAAAGATCTTGCGATTCAAATTCGTAAAGAGCAGGGACCCTCCGAGGCGGTTACTAAACTTTTGAATGCGTGTCCGCGAGCGTTACCCCCGGTCGGGATGTGCATTAAAAACGTAACTGAATTTGGGATTCTTTGA
- a CDS encoding LIC_10572 family protein — translation MANRRKPPRKTSGNKKQESSHKHPGGGNRGHQQKKRPDHGRSNRHQQQTVASKISETMKELPMKAPQSGGSSGTLVKVLGFLAVALIVFFGYFIVQEYLDKTPVYGKHGWDEEAGSPVAWEDAVRYCSSRRKRLPDKEELKTFSKRADKKIKAIGLFWSTSAAGDKGDYMTVNLSSGDFSPSPSTNKFAVICVK, via the coding sequence ATGGCGAACCGTCGTAAGCCTCCCCGCAAAACCTCCGGGAATAAAAAACAAGAATCTTCCCACAAACATCCAGGAGGAGGAAACCGCGGCCATCAGCAGAAAAAAAGGCCGGATCACGGTCGTTCAAATCGCCACCAACAACAGACTGTCGCTAGTAAAATCTCAGAAACGATGAAAGAGCTCCCTATGAAAGCTCCTCAATCAGGAGGAAGTTCCGGCACTCTCGTAAAAGTTTTAGGATTTCTTGCTGTAGCATTGATCGTATTTTTCGGATACTTTATCGTTCAGGAATATTTGGATAAGACCCCTGTTTATGGAAAACATGGCTGGGATGAAGAAGCTGGATCCCCGGTTGCTTGGGAAGATGCGGTTCGTTATTGTTCTTCCAGAAGAAAGAGACTCCCGGACAAGGAAGAGTTAAAGACATTCTCCAAAAGAGCGGATAAAAAGATCAAAGCCATCGGATTATTTTGGTCTACAAGCGCTGCTGGAGATAAAGGGGACTATATGACCGTAAACTTAAGCAGTGGAGATTTCTCTCCAAGTCCCAGCACGAACAAATTCGCTGTAATTTGTGTAAAATGA